From Pontibacter actiniarum, a single genomic window includes:
- a CDS encoding type IX secretion system membrane protein PorP/SprF — translation MKNYILICCFLLMGSVAVAQQKALYSQYMTNYFLINPAVSGLEKDWNFKAGYRNQWTGFEGAPKTYYLSGETALFKRSIRSKRVQPYHGAGGYVYTDQTGPTTRTGLLLSYAYHVPINRKIYLSSGVFAGVQQFRFDANKIHLAEGSDERDPVTQGGSFNSFMPDLSVGTYIHSDEFYAGVSLFQVLGNKIAKRDDVEDPSRLARHLFVSGGYKFEVNRNIVVTPSVLLKYVSPAPLQADLNVKGAYHFTKRRKTDDDDMVWAGISYRTQDAVVGLVGLQFMKQYELSYTYDITVSPMRHYSAGSHEIMLGFRMR, via the coding sequence ATGAAAAATTACATACTTATATGCTGCTTTCTGCTTATGGGCTCGGTTGCTGTAGCCCAGCAGAAGGCATTGTACAGCCAGTACATGACTAACTATTTCCTGATCAACCCGGCTGTCAGCGGGCTGGAGAAGGACTGGAACTTTAAGGCAGGCTACCGCAACCAGTGGACCGGCTTTGAAGGAGCCCCTAAAACCTACTACCTGAGCGGCGAAACAGCTTTGTTTAAGCGGAGCATCCGCAGCAAAAGGGTGCAGCCTTACCATGGGGCCGGCGGCTATGTGTACACCGACCAGACCGGCCCGACTACTCGCACCGGCTTGTTGCTGTCCTATGCGTACCATGTGCCGATCAACAGGAAAATCTACCTTTCGTCGGGCGTGTTTGCCGGGGTGCAGCAGTTTCGCTTCGATGCGAACAAGATCCACCTGGCTGAAGGCTCTGACGAGCGCGACCCGGTTACCCAGGGCGGTAGCTTCAACTCGTTTATGCCGGACCTGAGCGTGGGTACCTACATCCACTCCGATGAGTTCTATGCCGGGGTGTCGCTTTTTCAGGTGCTGGGCAACAAGATTGCTAAGCGTGATGACGTGGAGGACCCGAGCCGGCTTGCGCGCCACCTGTTTGTGTCCGGCGGCTACAAGTTTGAAGTAAACCGGAACATCGTGGTGACGCCTTCGGTGTTGCTCAAGTACGTGAGCCCGGCGCCGCTGCAGGCCGACCTGAATGTAAAGGGGGCCTACCACTTCACGAAGAGGCGCAAGACGGATGACGATGACATGGTTTGGGCCGGCATCTCTTACCGCACTCAGGATGCGGTGGTGGGCCTGGTGGGGCTGCAGTTTATGAAGCAGTACGAGCTAAGCTACACATACGATATCACCGTTTCGCCGATGCGGCACTACAGCGCCGGCTCCCACGAAATTATGCTGGGGTTTCGGATGAGGTAA
- a CDS encoding M14 metallopeptidase family protein, whose product MKNLRALAAAAMLGLGSVAVAQQADTSLSYYLPANTSYSDAIPTPKQLLGYNVGEWHASHDQLAMYIRLMADASDRITLTEYGRTHENRPLYLLTVTSPKNHQNIEQIKELHRKLTDPAASGELNIKDMPAVVWMGYSVHGNEPSGSNAALLAVYHLAAAQGPEIEKLLEETVILIDPSINPDGMNRFASWVNTHRSKNLVTDPNSAEFDEVWPRGRTNHYWFDLNRDWLPLQHPESKGRLAKFHEWKPNVLTDHHEMGTNATFFFQPGIPSRNNPLTPERNFKLTQQMGTYHAKALDKIGSFYYTEESYDDFYYGKGSTYPDVNGAVGILFEQASSRGHAQESENGVLSFPFTIRNQFTTTLSTLEAAQAMREELLAHQRDFYKNALNESKKASVKAYVFGSEMDKAKAFHLAEIIRQHQIDVYRPKDSFKINNVTYTPENAYIIPTEQAQHRLIEAMFEKRTSFQDSLFYDISAWTFPLAFDLDYAPLTGRNFKSSQLGQRIDSLAFPAGEVVGGKSNYAYAFEWHGYYAPRALNQLMDRGIATRVASDKFTTAEGKQYDYGTILIPVSGQPVSAEELHRALQEVAQQNGLKVYALHTGFNPQGIKLGSPMMLPLEQPKVMMLIGDGVNSYDAGEAWHLMDERFGMRPTLIKTNDFNNVALGKYTVLVMAEGSYRNISKDKLRSWVQQGGTVIGMGQAAKWLSDNGIGNITFKEAKEDTLAQKPYADMSNTNGAQVIGGAIFETKLDLTHPLAYGYTDAQMPIFRSNTLFMERSKSPYANPVMYTATPLMAGYISKPNLQQLKGTAAVDVSSLGAGKVIAMPDNPNFRAFWYGTNKLFLNSIFFSQIIRGASARADEDAH is encoded by the coding sequence ATGAAAAACCTACGCGCACTTGCAGCAGCGGCCATGCTGGGCCTTGGCTCGGTAGCTGTGGCCCAGCAAGCCGACACCAGCCTGTCCTACTACTTACCGGCTAACACCTCCTACAGCGACGCCATACCTACTCCAAAGCAGCTTTTAGGCTACAACGTGGGCGAATGGCACGCCAGCCACGACCAGCTGGCCATGTACATACGCCTGATGGCAGACGCCTCAGACCGCATCACGCTGACAGAGTACGGGCGCACCCACGAAAACCGCCCGCTGTACCTCCTGACGGTTACCTCCCCCAAAAACCACCAAAACATTGAGCAGATAAAGGAGCTGCACCGTAAGCTAACGGACCCTGCCGCATCTGGGGAGCTGAACATCAAAGACATGCCGGCCGTGGTGTGGATGGGCTACAGCGTGCACGGCAATGAGCCCAGCGGTAGCAATGCCGCGCTGCTGGCGGTATACCACCTGGCAGCGGCGCAGGGCCCGGAGATAGAGAAGCTGCTGGAGGAGACAGTCATCCTGATCGACCCGTCTATTAACCCGGATGGCATGAACCGCTTCGCCAGCTGGGTAAACACGCACCGCAGCAAGAACCTGGTAACCGACCCGAACAGCGCCGAGTTTGACGAAGTATGGCCACGCGGCCGCACTAACCACTACTGGTTCGACCTGAACCGTGACTGGCTACCGCTGCAGCACCCGGAGTCGAAGGGGCGCCTGGCCAAGTTCCACGAGTGGAAGCCAAACGTACTGACGGACCACCACGAGATGGGCACCAACGCGACCTTCTTCTTTCAGCCGGGCATCCCGAGCCGGAACAACCCGCTTACGCCGGAACGCAACTTTAAACTCACCCAGCAGATGGGCACCTACCACGCCAAGGCCCTCGACAAGATCGGCTCCTTTTACTACACCGAGGAAAGCTACGACGACTTTTACTACGGCAAGGGGTCTACCTACCCCGACGTAAACGGCGCGGTGGGCATCCTTTTCGAACAAGCCAGCTCCAGGGGCCATGCACAGGAGAGTGAGAATGGCGTCCTCTCGTTCCCGTTCACGATCCGCAACCAGTTCACCACCACCCTGTCTACCCTGGAGGCGGCCCAGGCCATGCGCGAGGAACTGCTCGCACATCAGCGCGACTTCTACAAAAACGCCCTGAACGAGTCCAAGAAGGCAAGTGTAAAAGCCTATGTGTTCGGCTCCGAGATGGACAAGGCAAAGGCCTTTCACCTGGCCGAGATCATCAGGCAACACCAGATAGACGTGTACCGCCCCAAGGACAGCTTTAAGATCAACAACGTAACTTACACACCGGAGAACGCCTACATCATCCCGACGGAACAAGCACAGCACCGCCTGATTGAGGCCATGTTTGAGAAGCGCACAAGCTTCCAGGACAGCCTCTTCTACGACATCTCCGCCTGGACCTTTCCGCTGGCCTTCGACCTGGACTACGCGCCGCTCACAGGCAGGAATTTCAAAAGCAGCCAGCTGGGGCAAAGGATAGACAGCCTGGCCTTTCCGGCTGGTGAAGTGGTAGGTGGCAAGAGCAATTACGCCTACGCGTTTGAATGGCACGGCTACTACGCTCCGCGCGCCCTAAACCAGTTAATGGACCGCGGCATAGCCACACGGGTAGCCTCGGATAAATTCACCACCGCAGAGGGCAAGCAGTATGATTACGGCACCATTCTGATACCCGTAAGCGGCCAGCCGGTTAGCGCTGAGGAGCTGCATCGCGCTCTGCAGGAGGTGGCACAGCAGAACGGCCTGAAGGTATATGCGCTGCATACCGGGTTTAACCCCCAAGGTATAAAACTGGGAAGCCCTATGATGCTGCCCCTGGAGCAGCCAAAGGTCATGATGCTGATCGGTGACGGTGTTAACAGCTACGACGCGGGAGAAGCCTGGCACCTGATGGACGAACGCTTCGGCATGCGGCCTACCCTGATCAAAACCAACGACTTTAACAATGTGGCATTAGGCAAGTATACGGTGCTGGTGATGGCAGAGGGATCCTACCGCAACATCTCCAAGGATAAGCTGCGCAGCTGGGTGCAACAGGGAGGCACCGTAATAGGCATGGGGCAGGCGGCCAAGTGGCTGTCCGATAACGGCATCGGCAACATTACCTTTAAAGAGGCCAAAGAAGACACACTGGCCCAGAAGCCTTACGCTGACATGTCGAACACCAACGGCGCACAGGTAATAGGCGGCGCTATTTTCGAAACGAAGCTGGACCTGACGCACCCGCTGGCCTATGGCTACACCGATGCGCAGATGCCGATTTTCCGCAGCAACACCCTGTTTATGGAGCGCTCCAAGAGCCCTTATGCCAACCCGGTTATGTACACGGCCACCCCGCTTATGGCCGGCTACATTTCAAAGCCGAACCTGCAGCAGCTCAAAGGCACGGCAGCCGTAGACGTTTCCTCGCTGGGAGCCGGAAAAGTGATTGCCATGCCGGACAACCCGAACTTCCGGGCCTTCTGGTACGGCACCAACAAACTGTTCCTGAACAGCATCTTCTTTAGCCAGATCATCCGCGGAGCCTCTGCCCGTGCCGATGAAGATGCCCATTAA
- a CDS encoding T9SS type A sorting domain-containing protein — protein sequence MWQIISVSDGTSATIADANTLTPTVSVTEPGTVRLRLTVTSEANGCLPAVAEINLVVEPIPAPLAAEDVQGGERCGPGSVVLTVLNPGTGFTYRWYASATGGQPLGEGTTFETESLATSDTYYVAVVNGAGCESDPRTPVSASVTPLPIAAIATETPQCENTDGATVFELTGTVTSGDYVWEIVEGESIATIANILSTTPTVSVSQPGTVRVRLTVTSDNGCGTDVAEVELVVNPVPEALVASDVPGVERCGPGSVTLTATGAPANGTYRWYTAPTGGDLAFTGAVFTTPSLESSKTYYVAAVGEEGCESDARLPVTAGIIRLPVAMIEAETPQCDNPSGNNVFALTGRPDNFTTYTWEIVSGSEIATITGATSLTPQVTVSGTGTVRIRFTVANGNNSCPAAVEELDLVVNPLPAALAQGDVTGAERCGPGSVTLRASGAPAGGSYRWYASATGGQILGEGAAFTTTVSQTTDFYVAALSSAGCESTGRVAVRATVNEVPIVNAGADQVACSGGASTSFTLNGSASLGTVEWSVISGTADIADNEALSTTVNVTSASAILRLTATSAGCTTTDDVVLRVNPLPTADAGPAQAKCATPGGTSFTLAGTVTDGDGVWSVLGSTGSASASIENASSLTSAVTVTGTGTVTLQLTANSNTIPPCGSATSTVTLTVNPLPVANAGGNRTVCSGEEVTLGVAPVTGYTYQWSPATGLSAANVAQPTVRITNTDPANISRTYTVTVTANGCSSTSAATITVRPALGGNTISAAQTICEGTAPNTLTGSTPTGGGGVGTYTYTWESSTTSATAGFNAAPGNNTGQNYSPGTLRDRTWFRRVVRSSACAGTTVSISTPVEISVTPTTTYTLVLTASPFPVCPGVNTTYTATVLANVESVNYPANPRYEQITWVGGTDVSDQFVFDWWKNDVNDRANGQVVREISLSGLSSTDYYTVRATPKSGASLSCPSFANRPDLVPANPGSAVLFSNRIYLGRSDNYGVSISRLPTGSICPGTPVEFTATPNAEYVNLTMEWVVTNSAGTVIQTTPFSASRTFTSSTLNNGDVVSLNFTSAENRCQPAASSNTLTMVVVTPQTLTGGGAFCAGSAGVPVGIGSSQEGVNYQLIRTVNGNAQLVATRAGTGGAISFGNQATAGSYTVQPVSANGACPPAYGPVNVFVTPLPTAFAVTGGGEACANGGGVPVGLASSETGVNYQLRRTVNGSTTNLATVAGTGNPISFGNQTVTGAYSVVATSAVSSTTAACSQSMTGSANVVINPLPIVALEDASACRGTRATVSANVTSGTGGYTYSWSVPAAWQGPVPTTPSFETTVPGTYTLTVTDAENCASATASSTVSFTTPVMLTEPVLGVYLIENNTQWRVEASEEDPIPEGAFGEDPVFVWYRRIAPADDWGMPVQSGTSNEYIEAAPGENVQIKAEVFNGATCRLYALTNIGVVPLPVELIYFKTLKQGNEVLLEWATASEENNAGFEVQVSEDGFNFRKLAFVETKNGNAIVKQVYRYADKSDGKYGTRYYRLKQLDLNGNFEYFGPSVVTFGDVASQVKAFPNPFNTELTLDIAAEQDGEVQVTVANAAGRQVLQRSLTVEKGFNTKKLEISPDLPHGVYFVRVYLEGRMYNLKLLKQ from the coding sequence GTGTGGCAAATTATAAGTGTAAGTGACGGCACCAGTGCTACGATAGCTGATGCCAACACGCTAACGCCTACTGTAAGTGTAACGGAGCCCGGTACCGTCAGATTACGCCTGACGGTAACAAGCGAGGCCAATGGCTGCTTACCCGCTGTAGCTGAGATTAACCTGGTGGTAGAGCCGATTCCTGCTCCTTTGGCTGCAGAAGATGTGCAGGGAGGAGAGCGCTGCGGACCTGGCTCAGTAGTGTTAACTGTACTTAACCCTGGCACTGGTTTTACTTACCGCTGGTATGCTAGTGCAACGGGTGGCCAGCCCCTTGGAGAGGGCACTACGTTCGAGACAGAATCCTTAGCAACATCAGATACATACTATGTGGCCGTTGTAAATGGAGCAGGGTGTGAGAGTGACCCGCGTACCCCGGTGTCGGCGAGTGTTACGCCGCTGCCTATAGCAGCGATTGCCACCGAAACGCCGCAGTGCGAGAACACGGACGGTGCCACTGTCTTTGAACTCACCGGTACCGTTACGAGCGGCGACTATGTGTGGGAGATTGTAGAAGGGGAGAGTATTGCCACCATAGCCAATATCCTGAGCACCACGCCTACAGTTAGTGTGTCTCAGCCGGGCACGGTGAGAGTACGCCTGACGGTGACAAGCGATAACGGCTGTGGAACCGACGTGGCGGAGGTAGAATTGGTGGTAAACCCTGTGCCGGAGGCTCTTGTCGCATCTGATGTGCCGGGGGTAGAGCGCTGCGGGCCTGGCTCAGTAACCCTGACAGCCACAGGGGCACCTGCAAACGGAACCTACCGCTGGTATACTGCTCCTACCGGAGGTGACCTGGCGTTTACCGGGGCTGTGTTTACAACGCCTTCTCTTGAAAGCTCAAAAACATACTATGTGGCGGCTGTGGGCGAGGAGGGCTGCGAAAGCGATGCCCGTTTGCCGGTAACAGCGGGCATTATTAGGCTTCCGGTAGCCATGATCGAAGCTGAAACGCCTCAATGTGATAACCCAAGTGGGAATAACGTTTTTGCGTTAACGGGCCGGCCTGATAATTTCACTACCTATACCTGGGAGATCGTGAGTGGTAGCGAAATTGCCACGATCACCGGGGCAACTTCGCTTACGCCACAGGTAACGGTGTCTGGTACAGGCACCGTGAGAATACGCTTTACCGTAGCCAACGGCAACAACAGTTGCCCGGCGGCTGTGGAAGAGTTGGATTTGGTTGTTAACCCGCTGCCAGCTGCTTTGGCACAGGGAGATGTGACAGGCGCTGAGCGCTGCGGCCCGGGATCGGTTACATTACGCGCAAGTGGAGCTCCTGCAGGCGGCTCTTACCGCTGGTACGCGAGCGCTACAGGAGGCCAGATTTTAGGAGAGGGCGCTGCGTTTACAACAACCGTAAGCCAGACAACCGATTTCTATGTGGCAGCCTTAAGCAGCGCGGGTTGCGAGAGCACAGGAAGGGTAGCCGTGAGAGCAACTGTGAATGAGGTGCCAATCGTAAACGCTGGCGCTGACCAGGTTGCCTGTTCGGGGGGAGCATCAACCTCCTTCACCTTGAATGGCAGCGCCTCTTTGGGTACAGTGGAATGGAGTGTCATCAGCGGCACAGCGGACATTGCGGACAACGAGGCTTTGTCCACTACGGTTAACGTTACGAGCGCGTCAGCCATCTTAAGGTTAACGGCAACAAGCGCAGGTTGTACAACTACAGACGATGTCGTGCTGAGAGTGAACCCGCTGCCAACCGCAGACGCAGGACCTGCCCAAGCGAAATGTGCCACGCCAGGAGGAACTTCCTTTACGCTGGCAGGCACCGTGACTGACGGCGATGGTGTGTGGAGCGTGCTGGGTAGCACAGGTAGTGCATCGGCCAGTATTGAAAACGCCAGCAGCCTCACTTCGGCTGTGACAGTAACCGGCACGGGTACCGTTACGCTCCAGCTGACAGCAAACAGTAACACTATACCTCCTTGTGGCTCTGCTACAAGTACTGTAACGTTAACTGTGAACCCTCTCCCTGTAGCGAATGCAGGTGGAAACAGAACCGTGTGCTCCGGTGAGGAAGTAACGCTCGGCGTTGCCCCAGTTACAGGCTATACTTACCAGTGGTCGCCGGCAACCGGCCTTAGTGCAGCAAACGTGGCACAGCCTACAGTTAGAATCACCAACACTGACCCGGCAAACATTTCACGTACCTACACTGTGACTGTTACAGCGAATGGGTGCTCTTCCACAAGCGCAGCAACTATCACGGTAAGGCCAGCTCTTGGTGGCAACACCATCAGTGCGGCGCAAACTATCTGCGAAGGTACGGCTCCTAACACTCTTACAGGAAGCACCCCAACTGGTGGTGGCGGAGTTGGTACGTATACCTATACCTGGGAGAGTAGCACCACATCTGCTACGGCAGGGTTCAACGCCGCACCCGGTAACAATACAGGCCAGAACTATAGCCCGGGTACCCTAAGGGACCGAACCTGGTTCAGACGTGTGGTCCGGTCATCTGCCTGTGCCGGTACAACTGTTAGTATCAGCACACCTGTGGAGATATCGGTTACACCTACTACTACTTACACACTGGTGCTCACTGCAAGCCCATTCCCGGTGTGCCCCGGGGTAAATACCACCTACACTGCCACGGTGCTGGCAAACGTGGAGTCTGTTAACTATCCTGCTAACCCAAGGTATGAGCAAATCACTTGGGTAGGTGGAACAGACGTGTCGGATCAGTTTGTGTTTGACTGGTGGAAGAACGACGTCAACGACCGTGCTAACGGGCAAGTCGTGCGGGAGATAAGCCTGTCCGGCTTGTCATCCACTGACTACTACACGGTAAGAGCCACGCCTAAGAGTGGTGCCAGCCTTAGTTGCCCTAGTTTTGCGAACCGTCCTGACCTGGTGCCAGCTAACCCTGGCAGTGCCGTACTGTTCTCTAACAGAATTTACCTTGGCCGGTCAGACAACTATGGCGTTTCCATCAGCAGGCTGCCAACCGGTTCCATCTGCCCCGGTACTCCTGTAGAGTTTACAGCCACTCCTAACGCGGAGTATGTGAACCTCACTATGGAGTGGGTCGTTACAAACAGCGCTGGAACGGTTATCCAAACAACTCCGTTCTCTGCCAGCAGGACGTTTACGTCCAGCACATTGAACAACGGTGATGTGGTGAGCCTGAACTTTACATCTGCCGAAAACAGGTGCCAGCCTGCGGCGTCGAGTAACACTTTAACCATGGTTGTGGTGACGCCTCAGACCTTAACCGGTGGCGGTGCCTTCTGTGCAGGAAGTGCGGGGGTGCCTGTGGGGATCGGCAGCTCTCAGGAAGGCGTTAACTATCAGTTGATCCGGACTGTGAATGGCAATGCCCAGCTTGTTGCTACCAGAGCCGGTACAGGTGGTGCCATAAGCTTTGGCAACCAGGCTACCGCCGGCAGTTACACCGTGCAGCCTGTTTCCGCTAACGGTGCCTGCCCTCCTGCCTACGGACCTGTTAATGTGTTTGTAACGCCACTGCCAACTGCGTTTGCCGTAACCGGTGGAGGAGAAGCCTGTGCGAACGGAGGCGGGGTGCCGGTTGGGCTGGCAAGCTCTGAAACGGGCGTAAATTACCAGCTAAGGCGAACAGTAAACGGATCTACAACGAACCTGGCTACGGTAGCGGGAACTGGTAACCCGATTAGCTTCGGCAACCAGACTGTAACCGGTGCATACTCAGTTGTCGCGACTTCGGCTGTCAGTTCTACAACCGCAGCATGTTCGCAAAGTATGACAGGAAGCGCGAATGTGGTCATCAACCCGCTGCCGATCGTTGCCCTGGAGGACGCATCAGCCTGTAGAGGTACTAGAGCAACCGTTTCCGCTAACGTGACCAGTGGAACAGGAGGCTATACGTACAGCTGGTCAGTTCCTGCTGCCTGGCAAGGGCCGGTGCCTACTACACCTAGCTTCGAAACAACGGTGCCAGGTACTTATACCCTTACCGTTACCGATGCGGAGAATTGCGCTAGTGCTACTGCCTCTAGTACTGTCAGCTTCACTACCCCTGTTATGCTAACTGAGCCTGTACTGGGTGTGTACCTGATAGAGAACAACACGCAGTGGCGCGTAGAGGCCAGTGAAGAGGACCCGATTCCTGAAGGTGCGTTCGGAGAGGACCCAGTGTTTGTGTGGTACAGAAGAATAGCGCCTGCAGATGATTGGGGAATGCCTGTACAGTCAGGTACAAGCAACGAATACATCGAAGCTGCCCCAGGCGAGAATGTGCAAATAAAGGCGGAGGTGTTTAACGGGGCTACTTGCAGGCTGTACGCGCTAACCAACATCGGTGTCGTACCGCTTCCTGTGGAGCTCATCTACTTCAAGACCCTGAAACAAGGCAACGAGGTACTGCTGGAGTGGGCAACAGCCTCGGAGGAGAACAACGCCGGCTTTGAGGTGCAGGTGTCGGAGGACGGTTTCAACTTCAGGAAGCTGGCCTTTGTGGAGACGAAGAACGGAAACGCGATAGTAAAGCAGGTGTACAGGTATGCAGACAAGTCTGACGGCAAGTACGGCACGCGTTACTACCGCCTGAAGCAGCTGGACCTGAATGGCAACTTTGAGTACTTCGGCCCGAGCGTGGTAACCTTCGGCGACGTGGCCAGCCAGGTGAAAGCGTTCCCGAACCCGTTCAACACAGAGCTGACGCTGGACATTGCAGCGGAGCAGGACGGTGAGGTGCAGGTAACTGTAGCGAATGCCGCCGGTCGGCAAGTGCTGCAGCGTAGCCTGACGGTAGAAAAAGGCTTCAATACGAAGAAGCTGGAGATAAGCCCGGACTTACCACATGGGGTATACTTTGTGAGGGTATACCTGGAGGGAAGAATGTATAACCTGAAACTTCTGAAACAATAA